One window of the Primulina eburnea isolate SZY01 chromosome 18, ASM2296580v1, whole genome shotgun sequence genome contains the following:
- the LOC140819694 gene encoding LOW QUALITY PROTEIN: GDSL esterase/lipase At1g74460-like (The sequence of the model RefSeq protein was modified relative to this genomic sequence to represent the inferred CDS: deleted 1 base in 1 codon) produces MRPVEKMFGMRFEKSAVIFCVISLGYFIDGHECEVVQFIFGDSLSDVGNNNNLAKSLARASLPWYGIDFGSGLPNGRFSNGRTVADIIGDQMGLARPPAFLDPSLNEDVILQNGVNFASGGGGILNETGSLFIQRFGLYKQIELFRGTQELVRAKIGDAEADKFFQEARYVVALGSNDFINNYLMPVYSDSWTYSDDSFNQYLLQTLQDQLTVLHGLGARKLMVFGLGPMGCIPLQRVLSSSGGCQERTNNLALRFNEGAGKVVANLSNHLPNATFKFGDAYDVVNDLISNPNKYGFSNSDSPCCSFGKIRPALTCIPASSLCKDRSKYVFWDEYHPSDRANQLIANELIKKLGFEPINQTNPSSPSPFGN; encoded by the exons ATGAGACCTGTCGAGAAAATGTTCGGGATGAGATTCGAAAAGTCAGCGGTGATATTTTGCGTGATCAGTCTCGGGTATTTCATCGACGGACATGAGTGTGAGGTAGTGCAGTTTATATTCGGGGATTCCTTATCGGACGTTGGGAACAACAATAACCTCGCCAAGAGTCTAGCTCGAGCTAGCTTGCCTTGGTATGGTATTGATTTCGGCAGTGGTTTGCCCAATGGCAGGTTCTCTAATGGCCGAACAGTTGCTGATATAATAG GTGATCAGATGGGGCTTGCGAGGCCTCCAGCATTTCTTGATCCATCTCTAAATGAAGATGTTATACTACAAAATGGAGTGAATTTCGCCTCCGGT GGCGGCGGCATTTTGAATGAAACTGGCTCACTTTTT ATCCAGAGATTCGGGCTATACAAGCAAATAGAACTGTTTCGAGGGACACAAGAACTGGTTAGAGCTAAAATTGGAGACGCTGAAGCAGATAAGTTCTTCCAAGAAGCTCGATACGTCGTCGCGTTAGGAAGCAACGATTTCATAAATAACTACTTAATGCCGGTCTACAGCGATTCCTGGACTTATTCGGATGATAGCTTCAATCAGTATTTGCTGCAAACGCTACAAGACCAACTCACG GTGTTACACGGCTTGGGTGCGCGAAAACTAATGGTTTTCGGGTTAGGTCCAATGGGTTGCATCCCACTTCAAAGGGTATTGAGTTCATCAGGTGGATGTCAAGAAAGAACCAACAATTTGGCTCTAAGGTTCAATGAAGGAGCTGGCAAAGTTGTGGCTAACTTGTCAAACCACCTCCCTAATGCCACCTTCAAGTTCGGAGATGCATATGATGTTGTCAATGATTTAATCAGCAATCCAAACAAATATG GGTTTAGCAACTCGGATTCTCCATGCTGCTCCTTCGGCAAGATTCGACCAGCTCTAACGTGCATCCCGGCATCATCACTGTGCAAAGATCGAAGCAAGTATGTGTTCTGGGACGAGTATCATCCATCGGACAGGGCTAATCAGCTTATCGCAAACGAGTTAATCAAGAAACTTGGATTCGAACCCATAAATCAGACGAATCCTTCGTCTCCCTCACCATTTGGGAATTGA
- the LOC140819520 gene encoding agamous-like MADS-box protein AGL65 isoform X1 — MGRVKLKIQRLENLSSRQVTYGKRRAGILKKAQEISVLCDIDIILLMFSPTGKPSIFRGPRSNIDEMIAKYAQLTPKERAKRRLESLETLKRNFKKLDQDVDIEEFLDASTSSIEEMQNRVRMLRDQLTQVHNRLSWWTNPDKIEDVEHLNQMENSLMESLNRIHMQKQENFGKFPLVPFDCTSQFLNGMHFSTTTTSDQHCQTPTWFPEGERQHMMLKNEAHFLSSRDLECSQDASFPSCSSFFGEVKDDNLDSSRQQKNDAQNSITIDDYTSSALLRLPLSEQFPYHPFGNLSFPDVLEAGREASFLPSAMDYQINGNLELPRSVYNSLQHSLVPTSGSCTRFYA, encoded by the exons ATGGGAAGAGTTAAGTTGAAGATACAGAGATTGGAGAACTTGAGCAGCCGGCAAGTTACCTATGGCAAACGGAGAGCTGGAATACTGAAAAAGGCTCAGGAAATTTCAGTGTTGTGTGACATTGATATTATCCTTCTTATGTTTTCTCCTACAGGAAAGCCATCGATTTTTCGAGGACCTCGCAG CAACATTGATGAGATGATTGCAAAATATGCTCAACTTACACCGAAAGAAAGGGCTAAAAG GAGGTTGGAGAGTCTTGAA ACACTGAAAAGAAATTTCAAGAAGCTCGACCAGGATGTTGATATAGAAGAGTTTCTTGATGCAAG TACATCATCAATCGAG GAAATGCAAAACCGAGTGAGGATGCTGCGTGATCAGCTTACTCAAGTACATAATAGATTAAG CTGGTGGACTAATCCAGACAAAATTGAAGACGTTGAACATCTTAATCAGATGGAGAATTCGCTAATGGAATCTCTCAATAGGATTCACATGCAAAAG CAGGAAAATTTTGGGAAGTTCCCACTTGTTCCATTTGATTGCACGAGCCAG TTCCTAAATGGGATGCACTTTTCAACGACAACGACTAGTGATCAGCATTGCCAAACGCCGACATGGTTTCCAGAGGGTGAGAGACAACATATGATGCTAAAGAATGAAGCCCATTTCTTGTCTAGTAG AGATTTGGAGTGCTCCCAAGATGCGTCCTTCCCATCTTGTTCTAGTTTCTTCGGTGAGGTGAAAGACGATAATCTTGACAGTTCAAGACAACAGAAAAATGATGCACAGAATAGTATTACTATCGACGATTATACGAGCTCCGCTCTGTTGAGACTGCCGCTCAGTGAACAATTTCCATATCATCCATTTGGAAATTTAAGTTTTCCTGATGTCTTGGAGGCCGGGAGGGAGGCAAGTTTTCTTCCTAGTGCTATGGATTATCAGATAAATGGAAATCTTGAACTCCCGAGATCTGTCTACAACAGTTTGCAACATAGTTTAGTTCCTACTTCTGGCTCATGCACCCGTTTCTATGCTTAA
- the LOC140819520 gene encoding agamous-like MADS-box protein AGL65 isoform X2 has product MGRVKLKIQRLENLSSRQVTYGKRRAGILKKAQEISVLCDIDIILLMFSPTGKPSIFRGPRSNIDEMIAKYAQLTPKERAKRRLESLETLKRNFKKLDQDVDIEEFLDASTSSIEEMQNRVRMLRDQLTQVHNRLSWWTNPDKIEDVEHLNQMENSLMESLNRIHMQKENFGKFPLVPFDCTSQFLNGMHFSTTTTSDQHCQTPTWFPEGERQHMMLKNEAHFLSSRDLECSQDASFPSCSSFFGEVKDDNLDSSRQQKNDAQNSITIDDYTSSALLRLPLSEQFPYHPFGNLSFPDVLEAGREASFLPSAMDYQINGNLELPRSVYNSLQHSLVPTSGSCTRFYA; this is encoded by the exons ATGGGAAGAGTTAAGTTGAAGATACAGAGATTGGAGAACTTGAGCAGCCGGCAAGTTACCTATGGCAAACGGAGAGCTGGAATACTGAAAAAGGCTCAGGAAATTTCAGTGTTGTGTGACATTGATATTATCCTTCTTATGTTTTCTCCTACAGGAAAGCCATCGATTTTTCGAGGACCTCGCAG CAACATTGATGAGATGATTGCAAAATATGCTCAACTTACACCGAAAGAAAGGGCTAAAAG GAGGTTGGAGAGTCTTGAA ACACTGAAAAGAAATTTCAAGAAGCTCGACCAGGATGTTGATATAGAAGAGTTTCTTGATGCAAG TACATCATCAATCGAG GAAATGCAAAACCGAGTGAGGATGCTGCGTGATCAGCTTACTCAAGTACATAATAGATTAAG CTGGTGGACTAATCCAGACAAAATTGAAGACGTTGAACATCTTAATCAGATGGAGAATTCGCTAATGGAATCTCTCAATAGGATTCACATGCAAAAG GAAAATTTTGGGAAGTTCCCACTTGTTCCATTTGATTGCACGAGCCAG TTCCTAAATGGGATGCACTTTTCAACGACAACGACTAGTGATCAGCATTGCCAAACGCCGACATGGTTTCCAGAGGGTGAGAGACAACATATGATGCTAAAGAATGAAGCCCATTTCTTGTCTAGTAG AGATTTGGAGTGCTCCCAAGATGCGTCCTTCCCATCTTGTTCTAGTTTCTTCGGTGAGGTGAAAGACGATAATCTTGACAGTTCAAGACAACAGAAAAATGATGCACAGAATAGTATTACTATCGACGATTATACGAGCTCCGCTCTGTTGAGACTGCCGCTCAGTGAACAATTTCCATATCATCCATTTGGAAATTTAAGTTTTCCTGATGTCTTGGAGGCCGGGAGGGAGGCAAGTTTTCTTCCTAGTGCTATGGATTATCAGATAAATGGAAATCTTGAACTCCCGAGATCTGTCTACAACAGTTTGCAACATAGTTTAGTTCCTACTTCTGGCTCATGCACCCGTTTCTATGCTTAA